In Candidatus Defluviilinea proxima, a single genomic region encodes these proteins:
- a CDS encoding YjdF family protein → MEGKLIVYFDDPFWVGVFERDDETGFRVSRVVFGSEPTDAELYEYIQREYSHIDFGEPLKNQVKIVSKKNFKRMQREVRKEVYEEGVGTKAQQAMKLQTELNKKERQVISRERQEEEKAMKFKLKQEKKKEKRRGH, encoded by the coding sequence ATGGAAGGCAAGTTGATAGTTTATTTTGACGATCCGTTTTGGGTTGGTGTGTTCGAGCGTGATGATGAAACAGGATTTCGCGTGTCGCGGGTTGTGTTTGGCTCTGAGCCAACGGATGCGGAGTTGTATGAGTACATTCAGCGCGAGTACAGTCACATTGATTTTGGGGAGCCGCTCAAGAATCAGGTGAAGATTGTCAGCAAGAAGAATTTCAAACGGATGCAGCGCGAGGTCCGCAAGGAAGTGTACGAAGAAGGTGTTGGGACGAAAGCCCAACAGGCGATGAAGCTACAAACCGAGTTGAACAAGAAAGAACGGCAGGTCATCTCCCGTGAACGGCAGGAGGAAGAGAAGGCGATGAAGTTCAAATTGAAGCAGGAGAAAAAGAAAGAAAAACGCCGTGGGCATTAA
- a CDS encoding alpha/beta hydrolase, translated as MTSDIIQAWSAKGTRLNIPGTASTHIWRQGNGPTVVCLHGVPSSAYLYRKVLPELASRGLEGVALDLPGMGLADRPENFDYTWTGLSAWLEKALNAAKIDKFHLVVHDLGGPVGFDLIRRIPERILSLTVLNTLVKVDGFKKPWVMRPFTVPVLGYLWSLQMNSPIIFPFFHWKGILAGPSYTEIRAYGELLMRDDGGKAFRKIMGRFETTREFEERILLPLRDRKFPAQIIWGKYDTELSLKTQGADLKRVLNLQAEIHEVEGKHFLQENRSSELADRISLLVKTGKDI; from the coding sequence TTGACCAGCGACATCATCCAGGCATGGTCCGCAAAAGGAACACGTCTCAATATCCCCGGCACCGCATCAACCCACATCTGGCGGCAAGGTAACGGACCTACAGTGGTATGCCTGCATGGCGTTCCCTCATCCGCGTATCTGTATCGAAAGGTTCTACCCGAATTGGCGAGCCGCGGATTAGAAGGCGTGGCGTTGGACCTTCCCGGTATGGGATTGGCAGACCGCCCAGAAAATTTCGATTACACGTGGACAGGTCTCTCCGCATGGTTGGAAAAAGCCTTGAACGCCGCGAAGATCGACAAGTTCCATTTGGTTGTGCACGATCTTGGCGGGCCCGTTGGCTTTGACCTGATACGACGCATCCCTGAACGGATCCTTTCTCTCACAGTTTTGAACACGCTCGTTAAAGTGGACGGATTCAAAAAGCCCTGGGTCATGCGTCCCTTTACTGTGCCTGTGTTGGGATATCTCTGGTCGCTTCAAATGAACTCCCCTATCATCTTCCCCTTCTTCCATTGGAAGGGCATCCTCGCAGGCCCCAGTTATACAGAGATCCGCGCATACGGCGAATTGCTCATGCGGGATGATGGAGGAAAAGCATTCCGAAAGATCATGGGCAGGTTCGAAACGACTCGCGAGTTCGAAGAACGTATCCTTCTGCCTCTGCGTGACCGCAAATTCCCTGCACAGATCATATGGGGCAAATACGATACAGAGCTAAGCCTTAAAACTCAAGGTGCCGACTTGAAGCGTGTGCTCAACCTTCAGGCCGAAATTCACGAAGTGGAAGGAAAACATTTTTTACAAGAGAACCGCTCTTCAGAGCTCGCGGACAGAATTTCTCTGTTAGTGAAAACAGGCAAAGACATATAG
- a CDS encoding thioesterase family protein gives MSKIFTRSFRVRWGELDPSGTVSPANYLRYLIETAWDWGTAMGWDVNYSQNPDVFWVIRETEIRIMRPLRHNDEFDLIIWMVNWQRVRGTRCFELKFKDSDEVIAQGTQHIVYMDAKTGRPTNLPDGEVDRFRLENPRVFPFERFPKIAPVENSFVMQRQVEWMDLDSYEHVNNVIYVNYAEEVAAQDLAARGWSPVKLAEAGLSVVTKRAQVQYLSIASWGETLNISTHQLAVNETGGSRYVGITRADGSSVAECILDWELVDRKSGEARSLPDELP, from the coding sequence ATGTCAAAAATATTTACACGTTCATTCCGTGTGCGTTGGGGAGAGCTTGATCCCAGTGGGACAGTCAGCCCTGCAAATTATTTACGTTACCTTATCGAAACTGCCTGGGATTGGGGGACGGCGATGGGCTGGGATGTGAACTACAGCCAGAACCCTGATGTATTCTGGGTGATCCGCGAGACGGAGATTCGTATTATGCGTCCGTTGCGGCATAACGATGAGTTTGATCTCATCATTTGGATGGTCAACTGGCAAAGAGTCCGTGGGACGCGTTGTTTCGAGTTGAAGTTCAAAGATAGTGATGAGGTGATCGCACAAGGCACGCAACATATCGTCTACATGGATGCGAAGACAGGGCGACCGACGAATTTACCCGATGGAGAAGTAGATCGGTTTCGATTGGAGAATCCGCGCGTGTTTCCGTTTGAGCGCTTCCCGAAGATCGCACCTGTCGAAAATTCTTTTGTGATGCAACGACAAGTGGAGTGGATGGACTTGGACTCGTATGAGCATGTCAACAACGTGATCTATGTCAATTACGCGGAAGAAGTCGCCGCGCAGGATCTTGCGGCTCGGGGGTGGAGCCCAGTCAAATTGGCGGAGGCAGGCTTGAGCGTAGTCACGAAGCGAGCGCAGGTTCAGTATCTGTCCATTGCAAGTTGGGGCGAGACGTTGAACATATCCACGCACCAACTTGCTGTCAACGAGACGGGCGGTTCGCGGTATGTGGGCATCACGCGTGCAGATGGTTCGTCCGTGGCGGAATGCATCCTTGATTGGGAACTGGTGGATCGTAAAAGTGGGGAAGCGCGGTCTCTGCCTGATGAATTACCTTGA